In Planctobacterium marinum, the DNA window GTTTTCCGATAGCGATAAAAATCTCTTTTCCCTTACCATTCTCTGCACTAACGCGTACCTCGTCAGCATCGATAGATAGTGATCCCTGACGAACCTGTACATCTTCCTTAAACACCGATGTTTTACGCTTGCCATCAACAAATTGTGACTTGGAGTCTACTTTAATGGGAAGTTTAAAATCTTCCTTACCTGCCAGCGCTGTTGTTGAGAAAAGCAGACAAGCGCCACTAATTAACAACAGTCTGCTGATAAATGGTTTCAACATGTTCTTTTAGTTCCAATTTTCGGGTTAACAGATTGACGCTAAGCCCGTTACTTTTTATGACAAAATCCTGACCCGTAATTATCACCGGGTTGTCTGATCTTGCTGTATTTTTTCCCAAATCGATTTCTACGAAACTGGTTTCTATGGTTTGTACAAAGTCCTGTTCGTTGAGACTTTTGATTACCACATTCTGCTCAAGTTCAATTCGTTGATCACTGTATAGTGTGCCTTCCTTTGCGACTATTTGCCAAGGCGAGTCGGTTTCGTCGGTATAAATAGTGTATTCCGGCTCTTCAAACAAGGTAAACCCAAGAATCTCGTAATGCTCCATTGAAGCCGCGAATACTTCGTGATTGACACTTCCTGATTCATTATAGAGCGTACTTTTCATATTCCGAGCTTGATAGTTAGGATCCCAAGCTTCCGGACGTTCATCAGTCACTTGAGGTGCATCATTAGTGGCCACCATATTAAAATAGATGGTGATGAGCACCAAAAATAAAAGCCCTATGCTGAAATGAATCCTACTCATACGCTACTTGCCTGAATGCCATTCAATTTTCCCTGACTCAAAAGAATAAGGTCACACAGCTCGCGCACACAGCCAAACCCTCCGGCTGTTCGGGTGGCAAAATTGCTAACGGCTATCACTGTGGGGTGTGCGTCTGAGGGAGCGACTCTAAGAGCGGAAAGTGCAAACATGCCAGTATCGGGAATATCATCACCAATACTTGCTGTGTGTTCAGGGGGGATCTGTAATTGCTGTTGAAGATTGCGCAAAGCGGTTTGTTTTTGTTCTTCACCTTGAATGATGTGGTTGACTCCAAGGGCTGTAAAGCGTTGGGCAACAATGTTGGATTTTCTCCCGGTGATGATAGCTACTTCAATACCAGAGGCCATTAGTGCTTTTAAGCCATAACCATCTTTAGTGTGAAAAGCTTTCAGTTCCTCACCATCATTACCCAAATAGATTCGACCATCGCTGAATACGCCATCCACATCACAGGCCAGCAATTTAATATTTTTGCAGAGGGCGAATGTATTCTCTGCAACCTTGCCATAAGGTGTATCTACAGTATTCATCACACAACCCCTGATTTAATTAAATCAAGCATATTTAAGGCACCAACAGGGCGGTTGTGTGCATCTACTACAATCAGGCTACTGATATTGCGGTTTTCCATTTCATTCAGTGCCTCTGCGGCTAACATTTCTCGATGTGCGGTAAAACAGTTGCGGGTCATGACTTCACTGATGCGGGTATTGTGAACATCTTTGTGGGCATCAATAACACGGCGTAAATCGCCATCAGTGAAAATGCCGATCAGTTTCCCTTCTGCGTCGACAATGCCTGCCAAACCTAAACTCTTTTGCGTAATAATGACAAGTGCGTCGCGGATACTGCTGGTTTCAGCAACCAATGGCACTCTGTCTCCGGAGTGCATGATATCGTTCAAAGTGAGTAGTAGTTTTTTACCCAATGAGCCACTTGGGTGAGATAAAGCAAACTCTTCGGCGGTGAAGTTTTTTGCATCTAACAATGCAACTGCAAGCGCATCACCCAATACCAGAGTGACACTGGTGCTGGATGTCGGAGCCAACCCTAAGGAGCAGGCCTCGCGCGGTACTGCAATAGACAAATGGATATCCGCATATCGCCCCATGGAAGACTCGGGGCTCCTGGTCATGGCTATTACTTCTATACCCAAGCGTTTGACCACAGGTAACAGAGATAGCACCTCACTAGTTTCGCCGGAATTAGAGATAGCGAGCAAAACATCGTCTTCACCTAGCATCCCTAAATCACCGTGACCTGCCTCTCCGGGGTGCATAAAAAATGCCGGCGTTCCGGTACTGGCAAGAGTAGCGGCTATTTTATTGGCAATGTGTCCGGATTTGCCCATGCCGGTCACAACAACTTTGCCCTTACAGGCCAACATTATTTGGCATGCAGCGATAAATTGTTGATCAAAAGCCTGCTTCAAATTGGCAATGGCTTCTAATTCGATATCAAGTACGCGATGCGCTGAGGCAAGCAGTTTGTCTGGCTCAACATTCATACGTGATCCTTAATCAGGCAAAAAACAAAAACATGAGGTAGCCAACATAGCCGGATACCAGCACAGCCCCCTCCCAGCGAGTGATTTTGCGAATGCCTCGCAAACCAAAACTGAATAGCAAGAGTAACACGGTAAAGCCCAACATGACATGAATGTCGCGGTTTGCCGCAAAGGCGTCTATTACACCGGGCGCTATCAATCCTGGCATCGCCATTACGGCGAGAATATTAAAAATGTTGGAACCGATAATGTTCCCCAGTGCCATATCGTCTTCGCCTTTCAATACTCCCGCGATGCTGGCGGCGAGTTCGGGCAAACTGGTACCGATCGCAATAATAGTCAGACCTATCATGAGTTCACTCATGCCGAAATGACGGGCGATTACGACAGCAGAATCCACCATAATGTCAGCGCTGATGGGCAAAAACACCATACCTACTATCACCCAGAATATTGCCTTATGAGTTGGCACATCTGAGGGAATTTCTTCAGCGGTATCGGTACCGTAGGGGTCTTTGCGGTCGGCCTGAATAGACAACCAAGTCAGTCCGCCGATAGTGGCGAAAAACAGCACCATTAAAGTAATGCCTTCCGGCAAACTCAAAGTCAGGTCAGCAAGGAACCAAGCTGCAATCAGAGACACAATTAGCAATATGGGCATTTCACGGCGAATAGTACCAGAGCTAACCATTAAGGGTTTAAACAATGCGGTGAGACCCAGTACCAGGCCTATGTTAGTAATATTCGAACCGATAGCATTACCTACTGCGGTATCGGGATTGCCTGCCATTGACGCGG includes these proteins:
- the lptA gene encoding lipopolysaccharide transport periplasmic protein LptA, with amino-acid sequence MLKPFISRLLLISGACLLFSTTALAGKEDFKLPIKVDSKSQFVDGKRKTSVFKEDVQVRQGSLSIDADEVRVSAENGKGKEIFIAIGKPAVYSQTMDDGSKITAKAGEIRYEVESRTLELNGSAELHQDTSMVRGEKISFNLEKEQLIAGGDESDGRVTTVFQTDDKN
- the lptC gene encoding LPS export ABC transporter periplasmic protein LptC, whose translation is MSRIHFSIGLLFLVLITIYFNMVATNDAPQVTDERPEAWDPNYQARNMKSTLYNESGSVNHEVFAASMEHYEILGFTLFEEPEYTIYTDETDSPWQIVAKEGTLYSDQRIELEQNVVIKSLNEQDFVQTIETSFVEIDLGKNTARSDNPVIITGQDFVIKSNGLSVNLLTRKLELKEHVETIYQQTVVN
- the kdsC gene encoding 3-deoxy-manno-octulosonate-8-phosphatase KdsC translates to MNTVDTPYGKVAENTFALCKNIKLLACDVDGVFSDGRIYLGNDGEELKAFHTKDGYGLKALMASGIEVAIITGRKSNIVAQRFTALGVNHIIQGEEQKQTALRNLQQQLQIPPEHTASIGDDIPDTGMFALSALRVAPSDAHPTVIAVSNFATRTAGGFGCVRELCDLILLSQGKLNGIQASSV
- a CDS encoding KpsF/GutQ family sugar-phosphate isomerase, producing MNVEPDKLLASAHRVLDIELEAIANLKQAFDQQFIAACQIMLACKGKVVVTGMGKSGHIANKIAATLASTGTPAFFMHPGEAGHGDLGMLGEDDVLLAISNSGETSEVLSLLPVVKRLGIEVIAMTRSPESSMGRYADIHLSIAVPREACSLGLAPTSSTSVTLVLGDALAVALLDAKNFTAEEFALSHPSGSLGKKLLLTLNDIMHSGDRVPLVAETSSIRDALVIITQKSLGLAGIVDAEGKLIGIFTDGDLRRVIDAHKDVHNTRISEVMTRNCFTAHREMLAAEALNEMENRNISSLIVVDAHNRPVGALNMLDLIKSGVV
- a CDS encoding calcium/sodium antiporter → MLTQIALFLVGLALLSWSADRFVYGASAMAKNFGISPMVIGMTIVAMGSSAPEIMVSATASMAGNPDTAVGNAIGSNITNIGLVLGLTALFKPLMVSSGTIRREMPILLIVSLIAAWFLADLTLSLPEGITLMVLFFATIGGLTWLSIQADRKDPYGTDTAEEIPSDVPTHKAIFWVIVGMVFLPISADIMVDSAVVIARHFGMSELMIGLTIIAIGTSLPELAASIAGVLKGEDDMALGNIIGSNIFNILAVMAMPGLIAPGVIDAFAANRDIHVMLGFTVLLLLFSFGLRGIRKITRWEGAVLVSGYVGYLMFLFFA